Proteins encoded in a region of the Amyelois transitella isolate CPQ chromosome 9, ilAmyTran1.1, whole genome shotgun sequence genome:
- the LOC106134612 gene encoding F-box only protein 28 has protein sequence MVSTRQMSSVGGSGSSDGAGPSHVEPAAVSRVTRHSSALLPGGSSPHASTSKCTSLVPASKSATNFLDLPIEVIDKIFSYLGFKTVSHMRMVNRQFNTICSTILNSTFQRLQNQMLHRFQSIKAKMPRRESARRSHPLACESDIIETLHMRLSLLQMTFGKHIERKHCCFFPGEILDEVYSILSYLKTTTKLARPYKVTDELFDLTTMAMEYFKEHIEPNLPEITYFGTDFFDITTAFSPGESSKSYMCLDSPPPSGFESSSQQQGGSSSCDRRVSSLNMYMEESLPPSPPPPQSNMVLRKRIHRIKQGMKKYNDQLSALRSDLRSCKRKTALQQKQIAEQQKQIAEQQKQTLEYANRLDDYDKKNEETSRKFQTLLQELNKCKTELQYWRSRSPAVPPLCAECGASLRMSPSSSLAQWLGSSSEAGPAEWSGDAAAASAGPAVGAAVAAETPVEGRSDAKPEAAADTPPAPAARRRASAEPGAATPERKKRRLTRPRKL, from the exons ATGGTATCGACACGGCAGATGAGTAGCGTAGGAGGTAGTGGCAGCAGTGATGGTGCAGGTCCATCTCACGTTGAACCAGCAGCGGTGTCGCGTGTCACCAGGCATTCAAGCGCACTACTCCCTGGAGGCTCTTCGCCGCACGCCAGCACCTCAAAGTGTACATCTTTAGTGCCAGCATCAAAATCGGCTACTAATTTCCTCGATCTGCCCATTGAAGTCATAGATAAGATCTTTAGCTACTTGGGTTTTAAGACAGTGTCACACATGAGAATG GTCAATCGGCAGTTCAACACTATCTGCAGTACCATTTTAAATTCAACATTTCAACGTCTCCAAAATCAGATGTTGCACAGATTCCAGTCAATAAAGGCAAAGATGCCTCGTCGAGAATCGGCTCGCAGAAGTCATCCTTTGGCCTGTGAATCAGACATCATTGAAACTTTGCACATGAGGCTAAGCTTACTGCAAATGACATTTGGCAAACACATTGAAAGGAAACACTGCTGTTTTTTCCCGGGAGAG aTACTGGATGAGGTGTATAGTATTTTGTCATACTTGAAGACTACCACCAAATTAGCCAGACCTTATAAAGTCACTGATGAGTTATTTGATTTGACAACCATGGCCATGGAGTATTTCAAGGAACACATAGAGCCTAATTTACCAGAGATAACATATTTTGGAACAGATTTCTTTGATATCACAACTGCATTTTCTC CGGGTGAGAGCAGTAAATCGTACATGTGCCTAGACTCTCCTCCGCCGAGCGGTTTTGAGTCTTCTTCTCAACAACAAGGGGGGAGTTCTTCGTGCGATCGTCGCGTGTCCTCCCTTAACATGTATATGGAAGAAAGCCTGCCGCCTTCCCCTCCGCCGCCGCAGAGTAATATGGTGCTTAGGAAAAGGATACATCGTATCAAACAAGGGATGAAGAA GTACAATGATCAGTTATCAGCATTACGTAGCGATTTGCGCAGTTGCAAGCGCAAAACCGCGCTGCAGCAGAAGCAAATTGCTGAGCAGCAGAAACAGATTGCTGAACAGCAAAAGCAAACTTTAGAATATGCAAATCGCCTTGATGACTATGATAAGAAGAACGAGGAGACCAGCCGAAAGTTTCAAACTCTTCTTCAG GAGCTAAACAAATGCAAGACGGAGTTGCAGTACTGGCGGTCTCGTTCGCCCGCCGTGCCGCCTCTGTGCGCGGAATGCGGCGCCTCGTTACGTATGTCGCCGTCGTCGTCTTTAGCACAG TGGCTAGGATCGAGCTCCGAGGCCGGACCGGCGGAGTGGTCCGGCGACGCGGCCGCCGCCAGCGCCGGGCCGGCCGTGGGGGCGGCCGTGGCGGCGGAGACGCCGGTGGAGGGCCGCAGCGACGCCAAGCCCGAGGCGGCCGCCGAcacgccgcccgcgcccgccgcgcgccgccgcgccTCCGCCGAGCCCGGCGCCGCCACGCCCGAGCGCAAGAAGCGCCGCCTCACGCGCCCGCGCAAGCTTTGA
- the LOC106134643 gene encoding max-like protein X, translating into MYPRCGSSGSIQNIHQTPSSSNHNSEDEDDSGDNKASALSFKERRREAHTQAEQKRRDAIKKGYDSLQELVPTCQQTDASGYKPSKAAVLQKSIDYIQYLLQQRRRQEEERNALRKDVVALRIMQTNYEQIVKAQHSVPGHNEQRLTDQDKFQVFQGIMDKLFDSFESVPTNNFAEFSGGVFNWLEEYCKPQSLRTMVHDVLREQNFTP; encoded by the exons ATGTATCCGCGCTGTGGTAgtagtggttctattcaaAACATTCATCAGACCCCGTCTTCATCAAATCATAATTCTG AAGACGAAGATGACAGTGGTGACAATAAGGCTTCAGCATTAAGTTTCAAAGAACGACGGAGAGAAGCTCACACACAG GCGGAACAGAAAAGAAGAGATGCTATTAAAAAGGGCTATGACTCATTACAAGAATTAGTTCCGACTTGCCAACAGACAGATGCTTCAGGATATAAACCAAGTAAAGCAGCT GTGCTACAAAAGTCAATTGACTACATACAATACTTGCTGCAACAGCGTCGTCGACAGGAGGAAGAACGGAATGCTCTGCGCAAGGATGTGGTTGCATTACGCATAATGCAAACAAACTAtgaacaaattgtaaaagctCAACACTCTGTGCCTGGCCACAACGAACAGAGGCTAACAGATCAGGATAAATTCCAAGTT tTTCAGGGTATAATGGACAAACTCTTCGACTCGTTCGAGTCAGTGCCTACAAACAACTTTGCTGAGTTTTCTGGTGGGGTGTTCAACTGGCTGGAGGAGTACTGCAAGCCTCAATCTTTGAGAACGATGGTACACGATGTCTTGCGTGAACAAAATTTTACTCCctga